The following proteins come from a genomic window of Candidozyma auris chromosome 4, complete sequence:
- the PFK2 gene encoding 6-phosphofructokinase subunit beta: MPSAVNGANGAVIHAPDKPTMNQTVNFYTNLVGFTVKSEKASSAVLLAKDKLTTMRIDLSDEITPQEIADLKDNWARSHASVDWRSQMSHLTFAVTDLNDIVSALMGQSVPCQMYPNELYPSEVYAIDPLGNLVGFTSAHNALSLIPPVSKLTIDEYQGTTMSSAASEVSRILGDEHASRNIAVMTSGGDAPGMNAFVRAVVRAAIFRGCKPFAIMEGYEGLVRGGPDYIKEMHWQDVRGYLTEGGTKIGTARCMAFKERAGRMKACKNMIAAGIDALIVCGGDGSLTGADLFRSEWPSLIKELLENGDITQQEYTRHKHLNICGAVGSIDNDMATTDATIGAYSALDRICRAIDYIDATANSHSRAFVIEVMGRHCGWLALMAGIATSADYIFIPEKPSSSKDWRAQMCNIVSKHRQKGKRKTIVILAEGAITSDLQPISANEVKDVLAKSLGLDTRVTTLGHVQRGGNAVAYDRIIATFQGVEAVRAVLESSPDTPSPLIGVKENKIVRLSLVDAVKITKSVAAAIEKHDFAKAMDLRDSEFVEHLHNFMAINSANHEQPSLPKEQRRRIAIINVGAPAGGMNSAVYAMATYCMSRGHTPYAIHNGFSGLARHESVRSIDWLAIEGWTSMGGSEIGTNRNTPESTDLGLIAYYFEKYRFDGLILVGGFEAFVSLEQLERARAMYPSFRIPMVLIPATISNNVPGTDYSLGSDTCLNSLMEYCDVVKQSASATRDRAFVIDVQGGNSGYIATFASLACGAQASYVPEEGIDLAQLELDIKSLKESFTAERGLARTGKLLLKSTNASKVLTTEVLAEIFKSESDGVFDTKTAIPGHVQQGGLPSPVDRTRATRFAVKAVQFIEDNSDVISNYRDELDFAIDDKQLSDTAAVLGIVSSHLRFQSIRQLYDFETEVGRRMPKRIHWARAREIADSLVGRTKITKKA; the protein is encoded by the coding sequence ATGCCTTCCGCAGTAAACGGTGCCAATGGGGCCGTCATACATGCTCCGGATAAACCCACCATGAACCAGACGGTCAATTTCTACACAAACTTGGTGGGTTTCACTGTGAAATCGGAAAAGGCATCCTCGGCCGTGTTGCTTGCAAAGGACAAATTGACAACGATGAGAATAGACTTGTCTGACGAGATTACTCCTCAGGAAATTGCCGACTTGAAGGACAATTGGGCCAGGCTGCATGCCCTGGTGGACTGGAGGTCCCAGATGTCCCATTTGACGTTTGCAGTGACCGACTTAAACGATATTGTGTCTGCATTGATGGGCCAAAGCGTCCCTTGTCAGATGTACCCAAACGAGTTGTACCCCAGCGAGGTATACGCTATTGATCCATTGGGTAATTTGGTTGGTTTCACAAGCGCCCACAACGCTCTAAGCTTGATTCCACCCGTGAGCAAATTGACCATCGATGAGTACCAGGGAACGACAATGAGCTCAGCGGCGTCTGAGGTGTCGAGAATTTTGGGCGACGAACATGCTCTGAGAAATATTGCCGTCATGACTTCGGGTGGTGATGCTCCGGGTATGAACGCTTTTGTACGTGCTGTTGTGCGTGCTGCTATCTTCAGGGGATGCAAGCCTTTTGCTATCATGGAGGGCTACGAAGGTCTTGTTAGAGGTGGTCCTGATTACATCAAGGAAATGCACTGGCAGGACGTGAGAGGTTACTTGACTGAAGGTGGTACCAAGATTGGCACTGCTAGATGCATGgctttcaaagaaagagctgGCCGCATGAAGGCATGTAAGAACATGATCGCTGCTGGAATTGATGCTCTTATCGTTTGTGGTGGTGACGGTTCCTTGACTGGTGCGGACTTGTTTAGATCTGAGTGGCCTTCATTGATTAAGGAATTGCTAGAAAACGGCGATATCACTCAGCAGGAGTACACCAGACACAAGCACTTGAATATTTGTGGCGCCGTGGGTTCTATTGATAACGATATGGCCACCACCGACGCCACAATTGGTGCTTATTCTGCTTTAGATAGAATCTGCAGAGCCATCGACTATATCGACGCCACGGCCAACTCCCATTCTAGAGCATTCGTGATTGAAGTCATGGGTCGTCATTGTGGGTGGCTAGCATTGATGGCCGGAATTGCCACCTCTGCAGACTACATCTTCATCCCAGAAaagccatcttcatccaaAGACTGGCGAGCGCAGATGTGCAACATTGTCTCGAAGCATAGACAAAAGGGTAAAAGGAAGACGATAGTTATTTTGGCCGAGGGCGCCATCACAAGCGACCTTCAGCCTATTTCTGCCAACGAAGTCAAGGATGTCTTGGCGAAGAGTTTGGGCTTAGATACCAGAGTCACCACTTTGGGTCACGTCCAAAGAGGTGGTAACGCTGTCGCTTACGACCGTATCATCGCCACTTTCCAAGGTGTTGAGGCTGTGAGAGCAGTCTTGGAGTCAAGCCCAGACACTCCTTCACCATTAATTGGTGTCAAGGAGAATAAGATCGTCAGGTTGTCTTTAGTTGACGCCGTCAAGATCACGAAGTCGGTGGCAGCTGCTATTGAGAAGCACGACTTTGCCAAAGCTATGGATTTAAGAGACTCGGAGTTTGTTGAGCATTTGCACAACTTCATGGCTATCAACTCCGCCAACCATGAGCAGCCCTCTCTTCCCAAGgaacagagaagaagaattgcCATCATAAATGTTGGTGCTCCTGCTGGTGGTATGAACAGTGCAGTCTACGCCATGGCTACCTATTGTATGTCTAGGGGCCACACTCCATACGCTATCCACAACGGTTTCTCCGGATTGGCTCGTCACGAGTCTGTGCGCTCTATTGACTGGCTAGCGATTGAGGGATGGACATCCATGGGTGGAAGTGAAATCGGAACAAACAGAAATACCCCCGAGAGCACGGACTTGGGATTGATTGCATACTACTTTGAGAAATACAGATTTGATGGTTTGATACTCGTTGGTGGTTTCGAGGCGTTCGTTTCATTGGAGCAGTTAGAGAGAGCCAGAGCAATGTACCCATCATTCCGTATTCCAATGGTGCTCATTCCAGCTaccatctccaacaatGTTCCAGGCACAGACTACTCCTTGGGCTCCGACACATGTTTGAATTCTTTGATGGAATATTGTGATGTCGTCAAGCAGTCTGCCTCTGCCACCAGAGACCGTGCTTTTGTCATTGACGTGCAAGGAGGTAACTCGGGGTACATTGCCACTTTTGCATCTTTGGCATGCGGCGCACAAGCATCTTACGTTCCTGAAGAAGGTATTGATTTGGCCCAGCTAGAACTTGACATCaagtctttgaaggaaTCCTTCACCGCCGAACGTGGTCTTGCCAGAACAGGCAAGCTTCTATTGAAGAGCACCAATGCATCGAAGGTGTTGACCACCGAAGTGTTGGCCgagatcttcaagctgGAGTCCGACGGCGTGTTTGACACCAAAACCGCCATTCCTGGCCACGTCCAGCAGGGCGGCTTGCCATCGCCGGTGGACAGAACGAGGGCCACCAGGTTTGCAGTGAAGGCGGTGCAGTTCATTGAGGACAACAGCGATGTGATCAGCAACTACAGAGACGAGCTCGACTTTGCCATTGACGACAAGCAGTTGTCAGACACGGCAGCGGTGTTGGGTATAGTTTCGTCCCACTTGAGGTTCCAAAGCATCAGACAGTTGTATGACTTTGAGACGGAGGTGGGCCGCAGAATGCCCAAGAGGATACACTGGGCCAGGGCTAGAGAGATTGCCGACCTGTTGGTTGGCAGAACGAAGATCACGAAGAAGGCATAA
- the ARO10 gene encoding phenylpyruvate decarboxylase yields the protein MAPVITRPGSEDNLARRDTIPLGEYLFLRIAQANPKLKSIFGIPGDFNLALLEHLYTNSVARDRGIEFVGICNELNAAYAADGYGRVIQSLSVLITTYGVGELSAINGIAGAFAEYVPVLHIVGTTSTVQQNQAKNASKGSVRNIHHLVPSRHALTPPDHNVYKRAVEGVSCIQESLTKDDGLENLDKIDKVLAKILQENRPGYLFVPCDVPDVMVPVSRLAEPLEVSELKDATLLDDVADKILNKLYNAQKPAIFGDALVPRFRAQEQFTKFVESMPANFVRLFSSNIGRNIDETLPNYVGCYYGKLTEDKKIVESIENNTDVLLNFGYFNNETNNGFNTFNFDNVKDYIVIHPDYIYIDGEFIEVKSEQKDQRVFSLNDLMTRLVEKLDVTQFVHNDGKVCNIDYKYEMPVYSERDGGDKTTITQNKLMDFMKDYLQPNDIFIVETCSFLFGVADLALPKGVQFYSQSFYGSIGYALPGTLGAARAERDLGTKRRVVLVQGDGSAQMTVQELSSYIRHDIQPPKIFLLNNEGYTVERHIRGPTRSYNDIQDNWKWTQLLSVLGDPEQKKHTSADVHFAEELRNLLKKPVSDKIEFYELHLTKLDVPDRFLSMFK from the coding sequence ATGGCTCCAGTGATTACAAGACCTGGCTCTGAGGATAACCTTGCTCGCCGAGACACAATTCCCTTGGGCGAGTACTTGTTTTTGCGCATTGCTCAGGCCAACCCTAAACTTAAGTCCATTTTTGGTATCCCAGGcgacttcaacttggctcttttggagCATTTGTACACGAACTCTGTTGCTCGTGATAGAGGCATCGAGTTCGTCGGGATCTGCAACGAGCTCAATGCCGCATACGCTGCCGACGGCTACGGGAGAGTCATCCAGAGCTTGAGCGTGTTGATCACCACTTACGGTGTGGGCGAGCTTTCTGCCATCAACGGTATCGCAGGCGCTTTCGCCGAGTACGTGCCCGTGTTGCACATTGTCGGCACCACGTCGACAGTTCAGCAGAACCAAGCGAAAAACGCCTCGAAGGGCTCTGTTCGTAACATCCACCACTTGGTGCCGAGCAGACACGCCTTGACGCCTCCAGACCACAATGTCTACAAACGTGCTGTAGAGGGTGTCTCGTGCATTCAGGAGTCGCTAACAAAGGATGACGGCCTTGAGAACTTGGATAAAATCGACAAGGTGCTTGCCAAAATCTTGCAGGAGAACAGACCAGGCTACTTATTCGTGCCCTGTGATGTTCCTGACGTGATGGTCCCCGTTTCGAGATTGGCTGAGCCTTTGGAAGTCAGCGAGCTCAAGGATGCCACTTTGCTCGATGATGTCGCTGACAAAATCTTGAATAAGCTCTATAACGCCCAGAAGCCGGCCATCTTTGGCGACGCCTTGGTTCCACGCTTCAGGGCACAGGAGCAGTTTACAAAGTTTGTCGAGTCAATGCCCGCAAATTTTGTCAGGCTCTTTTCGTCCAATATTGGCAGGAATATCGATGAGACGTTACCCAACTATGTTGGTTGCTATTATGGCAAGTTGACTGAAGACAAGAAAATTGTGGAATCCATAGAAAACAACACGGATGTGTTGCTCAACTTTGGctacttcaacaacgaaACCAACAATGGTTTCAACACTTTCAACTTTGATAATGTCAAAGACTACATTGTCATTCACCCAGACTACATCTACATTGACGGCGAGTTCATTGAGGTGAAGAGTGAACAAAAGGATCAGAGAGTGTTCTCACTCAATGACTTGATGACAAggcttgtggagaagctcGACGTGACCCAATTTGTTCACAACGACGGCAAGGTTTGCAACATTGACTATAAGTATGAAATGCCTGTGTACTCTGAAAGAGACGGTGGTGACAAGACCACCATTACTCAAAACAAGTTGATGGACTTCATGAAGGATTACTTGCAGCCCAACGATATCTTTATTGTCGAGACTTGCAGTTTCCTCTTTGGCGTTGCTGACTTGGCGTTGCCCAAGGGCGTTCAGTTCTACTCGCAGTCGTTCTACGGATCCATTGGCTACGCTTTGCCTGGCACGCTAGGAGCAGCTCGTGCGGAAAGGGATTTGGGcacaaagagaagagttGTTTTGGTGCAAGGCGATGGATCAGCGCAAATGACGGTCCAGGAGTTGTCGTCGTACATCAGACACGACATCCAGCCAcccaagatcttcttgttgaacaacGAAGGGTACACAGTGGAGAGACACATTCGTGGGCCTACACGGTCTTACAACGATATTCAAGACAACTGGAAATGGACGCAATTGTTGAGTGTTTTGGGAGACCCCGAACAGAAGAAGCATACCTCAGCCGACGTGCATTTTGCCGAGGAGTTGAggaatttgttgaagaagccgGTTTCCGACAAGATTGAGTTCTACGAGCTCCACTTGACGAAGTTGGATGTCCCCGACAGATTTTTACTGATGTTCAAGTAG
- the FAA2-3 gene encoding Faa2-3p: protein MSLIAPADSDYVLRDFDSKGYDIRRLQAEGIIPFDPDVIGYADPKPGSARKGYSAVYHSRANKRFKKFFAPGYETYHKIVKSSVRRNPDSPALASRKYDFQTKTSAPEYEAITYAEMDEKKRALGSGLLFLLQNNPFKRSGEIEAHAKIDSHVAEYPSYNTDKMSFVVTLFAQNRAEWVLTDIMCASYSLTNTALYDTLGPGTSSYILSLTESPVVIASGIHVKLLINLKKQSPKELASFICLVSMDPLAEVFGAEESKKLVQEAKSVGIMLYDMDQVCEVGRIFPHDELPPKPETVYTISFTSGTTGSKPKGVVLTQANCAAGVAFLLAQVPRLDEFRDFCFLPLAHIFQRHCTANSLMVGAHIGFPQLGGSPLTLVEDLKIFKPTYMSNVPRVFTKFEAAIKNATINSDSALAKRLFTRFINTKMERQATADNEVGSLWLYDHVLAPKLKKALGFDNMKWTVTGSAPISPSTVKFLKAALNIGFSQGYGLTETFAGISFSIPYEKKPGTCGAVGITTEICLRDLPSLGYSVDADFPAGELLIRGAQNFSHYYKNDEETAKAIKDGWFHSGDVARIDPATGRYYIIDRVKNFFKLAQGEYVTPEKVENNYLSSNSILTQAFAHGESLQDYLVGVLGVDEAKTRDFLIKNCRVPASALIAPEAVLEQINKIDNKTILLEEINKNVQGLFGYEKLHNIYLEYEPLRLERDVITPTVKIKRPIAAKFFEKQIKEMYKQGRITGTKTKL, encoded by the coding sequence ATGTCCTTGATAGCGCCTGCGGATTCAGACTATGTGCTTCGTGACTTCGACCTGAAGGGATATGACATCCGCCGGCTCCAGGCCGAAGGCATCATCCCATTCGACCCAGATGTGATTGGGTACGCTGACCCCAAACCGGGGCTGGCCCGCAAGGGCTACTCTGCTGTGTACCACAGCAGGGCAAACAAGcgcttcaagaagtttttcGCGCCGGGCTACGAAACTTACCACAAGATCGTCAAGTCGTCGGTGAGAAGAAACCCTGACAGCCCGGCCTTGGCGCTGAGAAAGTACGACTTTCAGACCAAGACGTCGGCACCCGAGTACGAGGCCATCACCTACGCCGAGATGGACGAGAAGAAACGGGCCTTGGGGCTGGGGttgcttttccttctccagAACAACCCGTTCAAGAGGTCTGGGGAGATCGAGGCCCATGCCAAGATCGACTCCCATGTTGCTGAGTACCCTTCGTACAACACCGACAAGATGAGTTTTGTGGTGACCCTTTTCGCCCAGAACCGTGCCGAGTGGGTGCTTACCGACATCATGTGTGCGTCCTACAGTTTGACCAACACGGCCTTGTACGATACCTTGGGCCCGGGCACATCGCTGTACATCTTGAGCCTCACGGAATCGCCCGTGGTGATTGCGCTGGGGATCCAcgtcaagttgttgatcaatttgaagaaacagagcCCGAAGGAGCTTGCGAGCTTCATTTGCTTGGTGTCGATGGACCCCTTGGCAGAGGTGTTCGGCGCCGAGGAGCTGAAAAAGTTGGTTCAGGAGGCCAAGTCTGTGGGCATCATGCTCTACGACATGGACCAGGTCTGTGAAGTGGGCAGAATCTTCCCCCACGACGAATTGCCTCCTAAACCAGAAACCGTCTACACGATTTCCTTCACTTCGGGCACCACCGGGTCCAAACCTAAAGGTGTGGTGTTGACCCAGGCCAATTGTGCTGCGGGTGTGGCGTTCCTCTTGGCCCAGGTGCCTCGTCTCGACGAGTTTCGTgatttttgtttcttgcccttggcCCATATCTTCCAGAGACACTGCACCGCTAATTCGTTGATGGTGGGTGCTCATATCGGCTTTCCCCAACTTGGCGGGTCCCCATTGACCCTCGTAGAAGActtgaaaattttcaagCCCACGTACATGTCCAATGTGCCTCGTGTGTTCACTAAATTCGAAGCAGCCATCAAGAACGCCACCATCAACTCGGATAGTGCCCTTGCCAAGCGTTTGTTCACCAGattcatcaacaccaagaTGGAGAGACAGGCTACTGCCGATAACGAGGTTGGTTCCCTCTGGCTTTACGACCACGTGCTCGCTccaaagctcaaaaaggCCTTGGGCTTTGATAACATGAAGTGGACAGTCACGGGGCTGGCCCCAATCTCTCCTCTGACTGTCAAGTTCCTCAAGGCTGCTTTGAACATTGGCTTCAGTCAGGGTTATGGCTTGACTGAGACGTTTGCAGGTATCAGTTTCAGTATTCCCtacgagaagaagccagGTACTTGCGGTGCCGTTGGTATCACCACGGAGATCTGCTTGCGGGACTTGCCTTCCTTGGGATACTCCGTGGATGCTGATTTCCCTGCGGGCGAGTTGCTCATTCGTGGTGCCCAGAACTTCTCTCACTACTACAAGAATGACGAGGAGACCGCAAAGGCCATCAAAGATGGCTGGTTCCACTCTGGAGACGTTGCAAGAATCGATCCTGCGACTGGCCGCTACTACATCATTGACAGagtgaagaacttcttcaagttggccCAGGGTGAGTACGTGACTCCtgagaaggtggagaaCAACTACCTTTCCAGCAACTCCATCCTCACTCAAGCATTTGCACACGGAGAATCCTTGCAGGACTACTTGGTGGGAGTTCTTGGGGTCGATGAGGCCAAGACGAGAGActttttgatcaagaactGTAGAGTGCCTGCATCTGCCTTGATTGCACCCGAAGCCGTTTTGGAGCAGATCAATAAGATCGACAACAAAACGATTTTGCTTGAGGAAATCAATAAAAACGTCCAGGGTCTCTTTGGGTACGAAAAACTTCATAACATCTACTTGGAGTATGAGCCATTGAGACTCGAAAGAGACGTCATCACTCCTACGGTGAAGATCAAACGTCCTATCGCTGCTAAATTCTTCGAAAAGCagatcaaggagatgtACAAGCAGGGCAGGATCACCGGCACCAAGACGAAGTTGTAA
- the RVB2 gene encoding RuvB family ATP-dependent DNA helicase reptin → MATITTTSTQSKDVAGLSLIAAHSHISGLGLDDNLKPKESAQGMVGQVKARRAAGLILKLVQAGQIAGRAVLIAGPPSTGKTAIAMGLSQSLGEGVPFTAIAGSEIFSLDLSKTESLTQAFRKSIGIRIKEETEIIEGEVVEIQIDRSITGGHKQGKLTIKTTDMETIYELGNKMIEGLTKEKVLAGDVISIDKASGKITKLGKSFTRARDYDAMGPETKFVQCPEGELQKRKEVVHTVSLHEIDVINSRQQGFLALFSGDTGEIRSEVRDQINTKVAEWKEEGKAEIVPGVLFIDEVHMLDIESFSFINRALEDDFAPIVVMATNRGVSQTRGTNYKSPHGVPMDLLDRSIIIHTSNYSADELRTILSIRANEEEAELHANALALLTKIGEETSLRYAANLIAVAQQIASKRRSATVELPDVKRAYMLFLDSERSVQFVNDNSKSFIDDEGNVTLSSNGVKSDAKDDDKMQTD, encoded by the exons ATG GCCACTATTACCACGACTTCTACCCAGTCCAAAGATGTTGCCGGGCTTTCGTTGATTGCAGCCCATTCCCACATCTCTGGCCTTGGACTTGATGATAATTTGAAGCCTAAGGAATCTGCTCAAGGCATGGTGGGTCAAGTGAAAGCCAGGAGAGCTGCTGGActcattttgaagcttgttcaagccGGCCAAATTGCTGGTAGAGCAGTGCTCATTGCTGGTCCTCCATCCACAGGTAAAACCGCCATTGCCATGGGTTTATCCCAATCATTAGGTGAGGGAGTGCCATTTACTGCTATTGCTGGGTCTGAAATTTTTTCTCTCGATTTGTCTAAAACGGAATCGCTTACTCAAGCGTTTAGAAAATCTATTGGTATCAGAATCAAAGAGGAGACGGAAATTATCGAGGGTGAGGTTGTTGAAATACAGATCGACAGATCCATCACCGGTGGACACAAGCAGGGTAAACTCACGATCAAGACAACTGACATGGAGACGATCTACGAGCTAGGTAACAAGATGATCGAGGGATTGACAAAGGAGAAGGTTTTGGCCGGTGATGTGATTTCCATCGACAAAGCTTCTGGTAAAATCACCAAGTTGGGTAAGTCCTTCACTAGAGCTAGAGATTACGATGCCATGGGCCCAGAAACTAAATTTGTCCAGTGTCCAGAAGgtgagttgcaaaagagaaaggaaGTTGTCCACACAGTTTCTCTCCATGAAATTGATGTAATCAACTCTCGTCAACAGGGGTTTCTTGCTCTCTTTTCCGGTGACACTGGTGAAATTAGATCGGAGGTGCGTGACCAAATCAATACCAAAGTTGCTGAATGGAAGGAAGAAGGCAAGGCAGAGATCGTGCCCGGTGTGTTGTTCATCGACGAAGTGCACATGCTCGATATCGAGAGTTTTTCTTTCATCAACCGTGCTTTGGAGGACGACTTTGCTCCAATTGTGGTGATGGCCACCAACCGTGGTGTATCACAGACCAGAGGCACAAACTACAAATCCCCGCACGGTGTTCCAATGGACTTGTTGGACAGATCCATCATCATCCACACATCTAACTACTCTGCTGATGAGCTCAGGACAATCTTGTCGATCAGAGCcaacgaggaggaggcagAATTGCACGCTAATGCTCTTGCGCTTTTGACAAAAATTGGTGAAGAGACCAGTTTGAGATATGCTGCCAACTTGATTGCCGTTGCACAACAGATTGCTTCGAAGAGAAGGTCCGCTACTGTCGAGTTACCTGATGTCAAGAGAGCATACATGCTATTCTTGGACTCTGAAAGATCCGTACAATTCGTCAACGACAACTCGAAGAGCTTCATTGACGACGAAGGTAACGTTACGTTGAGCTCCAATGGTGTCAAGAGCGACGCCAAGGACGACGACAAGATGCAAACAGACTAA
- the VMA11 gene encoding H(+)-transporting V0 sector ATPase subunit c', translated as MSSSGSELAPNFAPFFGFAGCAASMIFSCVGAAFGSAKSGIGIAGIGTFKPELIMKSLIPVILSGILSVYGLVVSVLIAGDLNPQDEYTLFNGFMHLACGSSVGLACMASGYAIGIVGDEGVRQLMHQPRLFVGIVLILIFAEVLGLYGLIIALILNTKGN; from the coding sequence ATGAGTTCGTCTGGCAGTGAGCTTGCACCGAACTTTGCTCCCTTCTTTGGGTTTGCAGGATGTGCTGCCTCCATGATATTCTCTTGCGTGGGAGCCGCCTTCGGCTCCGCTAAGTCGGGCATTGGTATTGCTGGTATTGGTACTTTCAAGCCTGAGCTCATCATGAAATCGCTTATTCCTGTGATTCTATCAGGTATTTTGTCTGTGTATGGTCTTGTTGTGTCTGTGTTGATCGCAGGTGACTTGAACCCTCAGGATGAATACACGTTGTTCAATGGATTTATGCATTTGGCTTGCGGGCTGTCGGTAGGATTGGCATGTATGGCTTCTGGTTATGCAATTGGTATTGTGGGCGACGAAGGTGTCAGACAACTCATGCACCAGCCCAGGTTGTTCGTTGGCATTgtattgattttgattttcgCCGAAGTTTTGGGATTGTATGGATTGATCATTGCATTGATCTTGAATACCAAGGGCAACTAA
- a CDS encoding MIND complex subunit, translated as MSASSHHEKIALTKKELMYVYKQFVEAAQSKYSQHLPGSDRHDPLQIEVENLVNETFAEVFEMAKWALVVDGLDFNQENISIKELLSLKPTEEVMPFDTELNSNLRTLIQQVEKETTEVTKLRRELPDRARDAYESLISTTDEEVTSIIKELNEEYKERSKSAENRDLKEVIPSANDLICDYEESIERLSALKKALPEQLAQVESWNNTVDFLEERRQQQQMEKQLL; from the coding sequence ATGAGTGCCAGTCTGCATCATGAGAAGATAGCACTCACTAAGAAGGAGCTCATGTATGTGTACAAGCAGTTTGTTGAGGCTGCGCAAAGCAAATATTCACAACATCTTCCTGGATCTGACCGGCATGATCCTTTGCAAATCGAGGTTGAGAATTTGGTCAACGAAACGTTTGCAGAAGTGTTTGAGATGGCAAAATGGGCCCTTGTGGTTGACGGGCTAGACTTTAATCAAGAAAATATCTccatcaaagagcttctaCTGCTCAAACCAACGGAAGAGGTAATGCCCTTCGATACCGAGTTGAACCTGAATCTCCGCACTCTAATTCAGCAAGTTGAGAAGGAAACGACAGAAGTGACAAAGCTTCGACGTGAATTGCCAGATAGAGCCAGAGATGCATATGAGCTGCTAATATCGACCACAGACGAAGAAGTCACCTCGATAATCAAGGAGCTTAATGAAGAATATAAGGAACGTAGTAAAAGTGCAGAGAATCGTGATCTTAAGGAGGTCATACCCAGTGCCAACGATCTTATATGTGATTACGAAGAGAGCATAGAGCGGTTATCCGCGCTCAAGAAAGCGCTACCAGAGCAGTTGGCGCAGGTGGAGTCGTGGAACAACACGGTAGACTTTCTAGAAGAAAGGcgccagcagcaacagATGGAAAAGCAGCTTCTATGA